The proteins below are encoded in one region of Leptotrichia sp. oral taxon 215 str. W9775:
- the mglC gene encoding galactose/methyl galactoside ABC transporter permease MglC has protein sequence MAEKVVKENKKSFDLKNLILNGGIYLVLLLLLILIVMKDPTFLSLLNIQNILTQSSVRIIIALGVAGLIVTQGTDLSVGRQVGMAALISATLLQAMTNVNKVFKGLPTLPIPVVLLLVVVIGALIGLITGLIVAKLNVVPFVATMGTMVIVYGINSLYFDFVGASPVAGFDRKYSLVAQGALFQIGQLRLSYLIIYAVIAIVFMWTLWNKTVFGKNLFAVGGNPEAARVSGVNVAKTILIVYMLSGVMYAIGGFLEAARIGSATNNLGFMYEMDAIAACVVGGVSFSGGVGKISGVVAGVIIFTLINYGLTYIGISPYWQYIIKGIIIITAVAIDVLKYRKNK, from the coding sequence ATGGCAGAGAAAGTTGTAAAAGAAAATAAGAAATCTTTTGATTTGAAAAATCTGATATTAAATGGAGGAATTTATCTGGTACTTCTATTACTGTTAATTCTAATAGTAATGAAGGATCCTACGTTTTTAAGCTTATTAAATATACAGAATATTCTGACACAGTCATCAGTAAGAATAATAATAGCTCTTGGAGTTGCAGGACTTATCGTAACACAGGGAACAGATTTGTCAGTAGGAAGACAAGTTGGTATGGCGGCACTTATATCGGCAACATTGCTTCAGGCTATGACAAACGTAAATAAAGTTTTTAAAGGATTACCAACATTACCTATACCTGTAGTTCTACTTCTTGTAGTAGTTATTGGTGCCTTAATAGGGTTAATAACAGGACTTATAGTTGCAAAATTAAATGTAGTACCTTTCGTTGCAACAATGGGGACAATGGTAATAGTTTACGGGATAAACTCGTTATACTTTGACTTTGTAGGGGCATCACCTGTAGCAGGATTTGACAGAAAATATTCACTGGTGGCTCAGGGGGCATTATTCCAGATTGGACAGCTTAGACTTTCTTATCTGATAATATATGCTGTAATTGCAATTGTATTTATGTGGACATTGTGGAATAAAACAGTATTTGGTAAAAACCTGTTTGCTGTAGGGGGAAATCCTGAAGCGGCAAGAGTATCAGGAGTTAACGTTGCAAAAACAATACTTATCGTATATATGTTATCAGGGGTAATGTATGCAATAGGAGGATTCCTTGAAGCGGCACGTATAGGATCTGCAACAAACAACCTTGGATTCATGTATGAAATGGATGCCATTGCGGCGTGTGTTGTTGGAGGAGTTTCATTCAGTGGAGGAGTAGGTAAGATTTCAGGAGTAGTTGCAGGAGTTATAATTTTCACACTGATTAACTATGGACTTACTTATATAGGAATAAGCCCTTACTGGCAATATATTATAAAAGGTATCATCATAATAACAGCAGTTGCTATAGATGTATTGAAATATAGAAAAAATAAATAA
- the mglB gene encoding galactose/glucose ABC transporter substrate-binding protein MglB, protein MKKILWLMLAMVMLLSCGGEKKADGAAAGGDKPAEGKKIKIGVTIYKYDDNFMATLRKDLEAFAKEDANIELIMNDSQNSQATQNEQVDALLSKGVNVLAINLVDPAAGQTIIDKAKAANVPVVFFNKDPGTEALKTYDKAYYVGTKPEESGVIQGQLIEKVWKAHPELDLNKDGVIQYVMLKGEPGHPDAEARTAYSVKELNDKGIKTEKLQEDTGMWDAAQAKDKMDAWLAGPTGSKIEVVISNNDGMALGALEALKAHQKKLPVFGVDALQEALTLIESGELAGTVLNDGTNQAKAVLELSRNLGNGKDPVEGTSWKLEEKAVRVPYVGVDKENLAQFKK, encoded by the coding sequence ATGAAAAAGATTTTATGGTTAATGTTAGCAATGGTAATGTTGCTATCATGCGGTGGAGAAAAGAAAGCTGACGGAGCGGCGGCAGGAGGAGACAAACCTGCAGAAGGTAAAAAAATTAAAATTGGAGTTACTATCTACAAATATGATGATAACTTCATGGCAACATTGAGAAAAGATCTTGAGGCATTTGCTAAGGAAGATGCAAATATAGAATTAATCATGAACGATTCTCAAAACAGTCAGGCAACACAGAATGAACAGGTAGATGCACTTCTTTCAAAAGGTGTAAACGTATTAGCAATCAACTTAGTTGACCCGGCAGCAGGCCAAACAATTATTGACAAAGCAAAAGCTGCAAATGTACCAGTGGTATTCTTTAACAAAGATCCAGGAACAGAAGCATTAAAAACTTATGACAAAGCTTACTATGTTGGAACAAAACCTGAAGAATCAGGAGTAATTCAAGGACAATTAATTGAAAAAGTATGGAAAGCACATCCAGAATTAGACTTAAACAAAGACGGTGTTATCCAATACGTTATGCTTAAAGGAGAACCTGGACACCCTGATGCAGAAGCAAGAACAGCTTATTCAGTAAAAGAATTGAATGACAAAGGAATCAAAACAGAAAAATTACAGGAAGATACAGGAATGTGGGATGCAGCTCAGGCAAAAGATAAAATGGATGCATGGCTTGCCGGACCTACAGGTTCTAAAATAGAAGTTGTAATTTCAAACAATGATGGTATGGCTTTAGGTGCTTTAGAAGCTTTAAAAGCTCACCAGAAAAAATTACCTGTATTTGGAGTAGATGCGTTACAGGAAGCTTTAACATTAATCGAATCAGGAGAATTAGCAGGAACAGTATTGAATGACGGAACAAACCAGGCAAAAGCAGTTCTGGAACTTTCAAGAAACTTAGGTAATGGAAAAGATCCTGTTGAAGGTACATCATGGAAATTAGAAGAAAAAGCAGTTAGAGTTCCTTATGTAGGTGTAGATAAAGAAAATTTGGCACAATTTAAAAAATAA
- a CDS encoding PG0541 family transporter-associated protein, with the protein MKRLEVYFDSFFLEKVKEELNEYGLEKYVLIPEVFSDWGKHLKHFNSHLWPGTDSILIAYLEDKQAEEIMRAIKKIKIDVGHMISMGAVLIPIDDMLL; encoded by the coding sequence ATGAAGAGGCTTGAAGTATATTTTGACTCATTTTTTCTGGAAAAGGTGAAAGAAGAGTTAAATGAATATGGATTAGAAAAATATGTGCTGATCCCAGAGGTTTTTAGTGACTGGGGGAAACATCTGAAACATTTTAACAGTCATCTCTGGCCAGGAACAGACAGTATTCTAATAGCCTATCTTGAAGATAAGCAGGCGGAAGAAATTATGAGGGCCATAAAAAAAATAAAAATAGATGTAGGCCATATGATATCTATGGGAGCAGTACTTATACCAATAGATGACATGCTGCTATAA
- the mglA gene encoding galactose/methyl galactoside ABC transporter ATP-binding protein MglA produces MENSQNRHEYVLEMEGISKEFPGVKALDNVTLKIRPNSVHALMGENGAGKSTLMKCLFGIYKKDTGEISLEGQKIEFKNSKDALERGVSMVHQELNQVTQRNVMDNIWLGRYPKKGLFIDEDKMYKDTKEIFAKLDIDIDPRTKVSRLSVSQMQMLEIAKAVSYDSKVLILDEPTSSLTENEVKHLFKIIRKLQGNGIGIVYISHKMEEITEICDEITILRDGKWVTTEKVKDLTTDQIINLMVGRDLTNRFPDKTNKPGEVILEVEHLTAKRPKSIEDVSFTLRKGEILGIAGLVGSKRTDIVETLFGVIEKKSGTVKIHGKEVNIKNPKEATKNGLALITEERRATGIYSMLDIKFNSIISNTRNYKALLGLLDNSKIEKDTKWVIDSMHVKTPSQKTHIGSLSGGNQQKVIIGRWLLTAPEILLMDEPTRGIDVGAKFEIYQLMINLAEKEKGIIMISSEMPELLGVTDRILVMSNGRVAGIVNTAETSQEEILKLTAKYL; encoded by the coding sequence ATGGAAAATTCTCAAAATAGACATGAATATGTATTGGAAATGGAAGGAATCAGCAAGGAATTTCCTGGGGTAAAAGCACTTGATAATGTTACATTGAAGATACGTCCCAACAGTGTTCATGCACTTATGGGAGAAAACGGTGCAGGAAAATCGACACTAATGAAATGTCTTTTCGGAATATATAAGAAAGATACAGGAGAAATATCACTGGAAGGACAGAAAATAGAGTTTAAAAATTCGAAGGATGCACTTGAAAGAGGTGTTTCAATGGTGCATCAGGAGTTAAATCAGGTTACACAGAGAAATGTAATGGATAATATATGGCTTGGAAGATATCCTAAAAAAGGTTTATTTATAGATGAAGATAAGATGTATAAAGATACGAAGGAAATATTTGCAAAACTGGATATAGATATAGATCCTAGAACGAAAGTAAGCAGACTTTCTGTTTCGCAGATGCAAATGCTTGAAATTGCAAAGGCGGTTTCATATGATTCAAAAGTATTGATTTTAGACGAACCTACTTCATCCCTGACAGAAAATGAAGTAAAACATCTTTTCAAGATAATAAGAAAACTTCAGGGAAATGGTATTGGAATAGTGTATATTTCACATAAAATGGAAGAAATAACAGAAATATGTGATGAAATTACAATACTTAGAGATGGAAAATGGGTTACTACAGAAAAAGTAAAAGATCTTACAACAGATCAGATAATAAACCTTATGGTGGGAAGAGATCTGACAAACAGATTCCCTGATAAAACAAATAAGCCGGGAGAAGTTATACTGGAAGTTGAACATCTGACAGCAAAAAGACCTAAGTCAATAGAAGATGTATCCTTTACATTGAGAAAAGGAGAAATATTAGGAATTGCAGGACTTGTAGGTTCAAAGAGAACTGACATAGTGGAAACGTTATTTGGAGTTATTGAGAAAAAATCAGGAACAGTAAAAATACATGGTAAGGAAGTAAATATAAAAAATCCTAAGGAAGCTACTAAAAATGGATTAGCACTTATAACTGAAGAAAGACGTGCTACGGGAATTTATTCAATGCTGGATATAAAATTTAATTCAATTATTTCCAATACTAGAAATTATAAGGCGTTATTGGGACTTTTGGATAACAGTAAAATAGAAAAAGATACAAAATGGGTTATTGACAGCATGCACGTAAAGACTCCGTCGCAAAAGACACATATAGGAAGCCTTTCAGGAGGAAATCAGCAGAAAGTAATAATAGGAAGATGGCTGCTTACAGCACCTGAAATACTTCTTATGGATGAGCCTACGAGGGGAATAGACGTAGGTGCGAAGTTTGAAATATACCAGTTAATGATAAATCTGGCCGAAAAAGAAAAGGGTATTATTATGATTTCTTCAGAAATGCCTGAACTGCTGGGAGTAACAGACAGAATACTAGTCATGAGTAATGGTAGAGTGGCAGGTATAGTAAATACCGCTGAAACTTCTCAGGAAGAAATATTAAAATTAACGGCTAAATATTTATAG
- a CDS encoding ROK family transcriptional regulator, which produces MQKLNTTDYKVMEKIMKNSKISRTDLAKYLELTPAAISKIIKKLLSYNLIIEKNTLFSTGGRPRVTLAINKNYKKIIGVNLGAGFINIVESNLNGEIIGITERKFAFKGQEKVLELLDEELTKALSKYDMKSVIGIGLATHGVVDRKKGTVIVSPHFKWRKLELRKELEKKYNLPVIVENDVRSMLIAEHNYGHAKDMKNFIFLYIKNGIGAAIFLNGKIFEGSNYGAGEIGHFIVNEHSNIQCRCGKYGCLETECSEQVLVNKVMWKLEEDEKKEMGKNLDISTVYSKAKEKEEPYYSIIKDAIYHTGKVMGNVLNMLDVNNIIVAGDITATGDLFVRNFKKGIDTMLLEEFNKKIKVSTTKLDNMIGVYGAVSLITSNLFEGEKLIKVK; this is translated from the coding sequence ATGCAGAAACTAAATACGACAGATTATAAAGTCATGGAAAAAATAATGAAAAATTCCAAAATATCCAGAACAGATTTGGCAAAATATTTGGAACTGACACCTGCAGCAATTTCCAAAATAATAAAAAAGTTACTCTCCTATAATCTCATAATTGAAAAAAATACACTTTTTTCAACAGGTGGCCGGCCTAGAGTAACCCTGGCAATCAACAAAAACTATAAAAAAATAATAGGTGTTAATTTGGGAGCCGGGTTTATAAACATTGTTGAAAGTAATCTGAACGGAGAAATAATAGGGATAACTGAAAGGAAATTTGCATTTAAGGGACAAGAAAAGGTTCTTGAGCTGCTGGATGAGGAGCTTACAAAAGCCCTCAGTAAATATGATATGAAATCTGTAATCGGAATAGGTCTTGCAACTCATGGAGTTGTTGACAGGAAAAAAGGTACAGTAATAGTTTCCCCTCATTTCAAATGGAGAAAGCTGGAATTGAGAAAGGAACTTGAAAAAAAGTACAATCTTCCTGTAATAGTTGAAAATGATGTGAGATCGATGCTGATTGCCGAACATAATTATGGCCATGCCAAAGATATGAAAAACTTCATATTCCTGTATATTAAAAATGGAATAGGAGCGGCAATTTTCCTAAATGGAAAAATCTTTGAAGGAAGTAATTATGGAGCTGGAGAAATAGGCCATTTCATAGTAAATGAACATTCGAATATACAGTGCCGTTGCGGGAAATACGGTTGCCTTGAAACTGAATGCTCAGAACAGGTGCTCGTAAATAAAGTAATGTGGAAACTGGAAGAGGATGAGAAAAAGGAAATGGGTAAAAATCTGGATATATCAACTGTTTACAGTAAAGCCAAGGAGAAAGAGGAACCTTACTATTCCATTATTAAAGATGCTATATACCATACAGGAAAAGTAATGGGGAATGTACTTAATATGCTTGATGTCAATAACATTATAGTAGCTGGAGACATTACAGCAACGGGAGATCTCTTCGTAAGGAATTTTAAAAAGGGAATAGATACCATGCTTCTTGAAGAATTCAACAAAAAGATAAAGGTAAGTACAACAAAGCTTGATAATATGATAGGAGTTTACGGTGCTGTTTCACTTATAACAAGTAATTTATTTGAAGGGGAAAAATTAATTAAGGTAAAGTAG